A region of the Piliocolobus tephrosceles isolate RC106 unplaced genomic scaffold, ASM277652v3 unscaffolded_22230, whole genome shotgun sequence genome:
CCTGGAATGCCCTTCTCGCCAGCTTTCTTGGTGAACTTTTCTATCACATGGCACCTCTCAGAAAACGTTTCTCTGATGCCCTTCCCCACCAACCCCCCAGGTGAAATGTGCTGTCCCACCTCTGTCCTATAGCACAAAAGTCTTTCACTCAGTGTGAGCACTTATCACCacaaaatataatgtatttgttTACATGTCCACTCCCCCCACTTAATGGGGCATCTTGAAACTAAATACTGCATTATTTATTATATCCTCTCCATCCTCCTCATCGAAGCTGAGTGCCTATACGTACCATATACTGTGCAGATGCTTCACTTACGTTAACTCAGCTAATACCCTTCTTGACAACCCTCCCAGTTATTCCTGCTTTACAGAGCAGAAAATGGAGAGTGTCACTGAGAGTGTCCTGAGAGTCACTGGAGTGACTCTCATGTTTCTTGCATGGGCGATTGACTAGATATAAAATTAgttgtgggccgggcacagtggctcacacctgtaatcccagcactttcggaggtgaCATGCCCAAGGTCCTACAGGCTAGAAAATGAATGAGTTGGGGTTGGAAACCAAGTCAGCTTGCTTCCAAATTCTGCGCTCCATAGTATGCACCTGTGCACCACGAGGCACATGGTGCCTGATACACTGAAGGCATGCAGCATCAGCTAGACTGGATCAGAATGTGGAGGCAAAGTCAGAGAGCCCACCTTCTTAGTGCCATAGAGGGTCTCCAGCAGCTTCTCTTGTGCAGACTCAAAGCGTCGGTCCAGGCTTGAGGTTGTCTTTTGCACTAGGTTCCAGATCAGGTAATTGTTCAGGATGCTGACAACCAgaccagaaaataagaaaagggcAGGTGGGATGCCCTTTCCACCCCCCAAACCAGCGCCTAGGAACATGCAGCCTGCAGGAGTCCTGAGAGGCATATGTGGAAGCTGTGTCCCAGAGTTTCTCTTTGGCCCCGGGGCCACATACCTGCCTGTAGAGGTCAGGTTGGAGAGAGGTGTGGGAACAGAGATCACAGGGAACACCCTGAAACCCTAGCACAGATGAAAAGCCCATAGGCATTCTGATTTGATGTTTGGAAGGCTCATGGCATTATCAAACGTTGTTCTGTGTGGCTGGACCAgtccactatgcccagccttgcTGGAGACCTCCACGGAACCCACCCTCACCTTGGGATCCCCCCACACCTTGGTTCTGTGCGGTTGATGAGCTCTGACACCTGCTGCAAATAATCCATCCCATACACCACCACAGGCTCAGAGTCACTTAACTCCAATGGTGACAGCAAGAAAGACAGGAACTCAAGCCAGTCCATGGAGGGCGCCAGAgcctgagagaaaaaaatctcagccCTTGCCTTCCCGACTCGCTTCCAGCAGAACCCTCCCCCACTGTatgctggagcctgggagcccTTCCCATTGCCATAGCAACAACTACTGGCTTCATGGCGACTCCTTCCTGTAATATACTCTTTTCCAGGTCTGGGCACCTTCAATCTGGGAGCCCAGCCACTTACTATACAAGGATAACCACTACTTGTGACATTCAGCTGGGGcctagatattaaaatattttcctaacaaTTGATAAAATACCACTCCCCTGACACCCCACACATACTGGCTTCTTCTCCTCCAGAGCCACATCCCACCCCAACTTTTCCATAATCCAACATCTAAAGTGTTAATGGCCT
Encoded here:
- the LOC113221250 gene encoding endothelin-converting enzyme 2-like; amino-acid sequence: MKQVIQEGFQNQAEEIVLTAYLDYMEELGMLLGGRPTSTREQMQQVLELEIQLANITVPQDQRRDEEKIYHKMSISELQALAPSMDWLEFLSFLLSPLELSDSEPVVVYGMDYLQQVSELINRTEPSILNNYLIWNLVQKTTSSLDRRFESAQEKLLETLYGTKK